Proteins encoded by one window of Gordonia jinghuaiqii:
- a CDS encoding DUF721 family protein: MGEEPHAGVPDGSGSSAARATPPGELGGYERARKALEEARAQARASGKSVGRGRASPVRRAPRGAQGRRRWSGSGPDARDPQPFGRLVGGLAKDRGWQEKIGEGTLFGMWEQIVGSDIAAHAQPIALRENILHVQAESTAWATQLRYVQAQILAKIAAAIGDGQVKSLRISGPKGPSWRKGERHVRGRGPRDTYG; encoded by the coding sequence ATGGGTGAGGAACCACACGCCGGCGTGCCCGACGGCTCGGGATCATCTGCGGCGCGCGCGACGCCGCCGGGTGAACTCGGCGGGTACGAGCGTGCGCGCAAGGCACTCGAGGAGGCGCGGGCGCAGGCCAGGGCGTCGGGAAAGTCGGTCGGTCGGGGCCGGGCATCGCCGGTACGCCGGGCTCCCCGGGGCGCACAGGGACGTCGACGCTGGTCCGGGTCGGGACCCGACGCGCGCGATCCGCAACCGTTCGGGAGGCTCGTCGGCGGTCTGGCGAAGGACCGGGGCTGGCAGGAGAAGATCGGCGAGGGCACGCTGTTCGGGATGTGGGAGCAGATCGTGGGTTCCGACATCGCCGCACATGCCCAGCCGATTGCGTTGCGCGAGAACATACTTCACGTTCAGGCCGAGTCGACGGCCTGGGCCACGCAGCTGCGGTACGTGCAGGCGCAGATCCTGGCGAAGATCGCCGCGGCGATCGGTGACGGCCAGGTGAAGTCGTTGCGCATCAGCGGACCGAAGGGACCGTCGTGGCGAAAAGGCGAGCGACACGTGCGGGGTCGTGGTCCGCGTGACACCTACGGTTGA